A window of Actinomadura viridis genomic DNA:
AGATCGCCGCGGGCGGCCGGGCGTCGGTGATGGACGCCGTGGACTCCTCGTCGAGATGCCGGTCGACCTCGATGTACTCGCCGTTCGGCAGCCGCCGGATGACGCCGGTCTCCAGGCCGTGCTCCACCAGGGCGCGGTCGCGGCGCTGCAGGCCCATGCAGACCCGGTACGCGATGAAGTAGGCGATGACCGGCCCCACCAGGAACGTCACCCGGAAGAACCAGGTCGTCCAGAACAGCGGGATGTCGAACTTGTAGGCGATGAGGTCGTTGGCGCCCGCGAGCCAGAGCACGCCGTAGAAGACCACGCCGCCGGCGCCGATGCCGGTGCGGACGGGGACGTCGCGGGGCCGGTCGAGCAGGTGGTGGATCTGGTGGTCGCCGGTCACCCACCGTTCGAGGAACGGGTAGATCGCCAGCCCGGTGAACAGCAGGCCCGGGACCACCAGGGCGGGGATGAGCACGTTCATCGGCACCGTGTGGCCCCACGCGTCGATCTCCCAGGCGGGCATCAGCCGCAGCGAGCCCTCCAGCCAGCCCATGTACCAGTCCGGCTGGGAGCCCGCGCTGATCGCGCCCGGGTCGTACGGGCCGAACAGCCAGATCGGGTTGATCTGGAAGAAGGCGGCCAGCAGCGCCGTCACCCCGAAGACCCACAGGAAGTACGCGGTGGTCTTGGCGATGAACACCGGGTAGAACGGGTAGCCCCGCACGGTCCGGTTGGTGCTGCCCTTGCCGGGGTACTGCGTGTGCGTCTGCCGCCAGGTCAGCACCACGGCGTGCAGCGGGATCAGGGCCAGCAGGATGCCCGGGATGAGCAGGATGTGGACGACGTACAGCCTCGGGATGATCAGGTCGCCGGGGAACTCGCCGCCGAACACCCACATCGACACGTACGTTCCGATCACCGGGAGCGACAGCAGCACGCCCTCCAGGATCCGCAGCCCGGTGCCCGACAGCAGGTCGTCGGGGAGCGTGTAGCCGAACAGCCCGTTCACCATCACCAGCATGAAGAGCAGGACGCCGATCACCCAGTTCAGCTCGCGCGGTTTGCGGAACGCGCCGGTGAAGAAGTTCCGCAACAGGTGGACGACGATCGCCGCCAGGAAGATGATCGTCGACCAGTGGTGGATCTGCCGCATCAGCAGGCCGCCGCGCACATCGAAGCTGATGTGCAGGGTGGAGGCGTACGCCTCGCTCATCAGCACACCGCGGAGCGGCCCGTAGGAGCCGTCGTAGATGATCTCGGACATGCTCGGCCGGAAGAAGAGGGTGAGGAAGACCCCGGTCACGATGACGACCGCGAAGGAGTACATCGCGATCTCCCCGAGCAGGAAGGTCCAGTGATCGGGGAACGCCTTGCGCATCGCCTTGCGGGCGAACCCGGCCGCCCCGAAGCGCTCGTCCATCGCGCGGCCCGGTCCCGCCAGCGCCTTCGGCGGTCGCGTTTCACCGCCCTGGTGTGTCGCCACGCCGACCTCCCCCACGGACGGCCCGTCCGGGACCGCCCTTCACCTCGGTGGTGCTCTCGAAGTCGCACTACCCGGGGTGACGGGCCGCTGACCGCCGAAGTGACACCCCGGCATTCGGACGGACCGAATCCGGTCGAAACCCGCACGTGGTCTTTGCTTTCGCGGCATCAAGGGGACATGATTTTCACCACATAAGCCGCATAAGTGAGCAATTACCCCGCGTGTTTGATCTGCGACACCGGGGATCGGGAGGCACTGTGGTCGAGGAGGGATCCGGCGCCTTCGGGCGGTCCTGGCATGAATTGCCCCGGGAACTGGCCGATCACATGCGATCGCACCTGGACGAGGTCGCCGACGACATGCTCAACCAGATCCGGTCCCGGATCAGCGAGTACGACCGGCCCGCCGACGGCGCCTATTCCGGAACGGCCCGCCAGGCCGTCGAGAGGGTCCTGCACTACTTCGTGGACCGGGTGGCCGACCCCGGCCACGACTCCGCACCGGTGACCGATTTCTTCCGCGCGATCGGGCGCGGCGAGGCTGCCGAGGGGCGCAGCCTGGACGCGATGCAGAGCGCCATGAGGATCGGGGGCATGGTCGCCTGGCGGCGCCTCACCGAGGGCGCGGCGGTACTGGAGGTGTCGCCGCGCACCCTGGGCACGGTCGGCGAGGTCCTGATGCAGTTCCAGGACGAGCTGGCCGCGGCCGCCGCCGAGGGCTTCTCGCAGGCCAAGGCCGCCGCGGCCGGGGAGATGCAGCGGCGCCGCAAGCGGCTCCTGGACCTGCTGTTCGCCGACCCCCCGGTGGGGCCGGAGGCGATCGCCGACCTCGCCGCCGCGGCGCACTGGCCGGTGCCCCGCACGGTCGCCGCCGTGGCCCTGGGCCGCCCGGCGGGGGAGGCGCGCGCCCCCGCCTTCCCGCCCGACATCCTGGCCGACCTCACCCGCCGCACGCCCAGCCTGATCATCCCCGACCCGGACGGCCCCGGCCGCGCCGGCGTGGTGGACCGCACGCTCAACGGATGCCTGGCGGTGATCGGGCCGACCGTGCCGGTCGCCGAGGCGGCCCGGTCCATCCAGTGGGCCCGCAAGACCCTCGGCCTGGTGGAACGCGGCGTCATCGGCGCGTCCACCGGCGTGATCCGCAGCGTCGAGCACATGTCCACGCTGATCCTCTTCCAGGACGAGGAACTGATCACCTCGCTGGCCGAGCTGCGCCTGGCGCCGCTGGCCCACCTGCGCCCCGGCCAGCAGGACCGGCTGGCCGAGACCCTGCTGGCCTGGCTCCAGTCCGGGCGCAACGCCAACGAGGTCGCGATGCGGCTGCACGTCCACCCGCAGACCGTCCGGTACCGGCTGCGCCAGCTGGAGGAGCTGTTCGGCGACCAGCTGCTCGACCCCGACCTGCGCTTCGACCTGGAGATCGTGCTGCGCGCCCGCGCCCTGCTCACCGAGCACGACGAGGACGGCGCCCGGCCCGCCGCCCGCGCGGCGGCCGGGGGCTCCGGCGGGACCGGCGACGTGGTCGGCCTCGGCCGCTGAGCGTCCGGCCCGCCCGTCACGCGGGCGGGGACGGCGCGGGGATGATCACCCGGATCCGGCAGCCGCGCGGGGTGTCGACGACCTGGATGTCGCCGCCGTGCAGCTCGACCGCCCAGCGGGCGATGGCCAGGCCGAGACCGGTGCCGCCGCCCGGGGTGCCGACCCGGGCGCCGGGCGTGGCCGCGCCCCGGGAGAAGCGCTCGAAGACCCGCGCCCGCTCGCCCGGCGGGATGCCGGGCCCCTCGTCGGCGACCTCCAGGACCAGCCCGGTGGCGCCGGGACGATCGCCCGCGAGGGGCGCGGCGGTCACGGTGACCGGGCCCTCCGGCGGGCCGTGCCGCGCCGCGTTGTCCAGCAGGTTGGCCACCACCTGGTGCAGGCGGTCGCGGTCCGCCCGCGCCCGCAGCCCCGGCGGCACGCTCGTCTCGAACCGGGTCTCCGGACGGCCCGCGGCGGCCTCCGCGGTGACCTCGGCGACGAACGCGGCCACGTCGATCTCGCTCGGCTCCAGCCCGGCCGCCCCCGCGTCCACCCGGGACAGGTCCAGCAGCTGGGTGACCAGGCGGCCGAGCCGCTCGGTCTGGTCGAGCGCCGACTCCAGGACCCGCGGTGTGGCGGGCGTGACGCCGTCGGCGACGTTCTCCAGCACCGCCCGCAGCGCGCTGATCGGGGTGCGCAGCTCGTGCGAGACGTTGGCCACGAACTCCCGGCGCTGCCGCTCCACCTCCGCCAGGTCCGCGGCCATCCGGTTGAACGCCTGGGCCAGCTCGCCCACCTCGTCCCGCGAGGTGGCCCGGACCCGGCGGCTGTAGTCGCCGCGCGCCATCGCCCGCGCGGCGGCGGTCATCTCGCGCAGCGGCGCCGTCATCCCGTGCGCGATGAGCTGCGTCACCCCCAGCGAGATGAGCACCCCGACCGGGAGCGTGTGGCGGGCCCGGAAACCCAGCAGGTACCCCCACAGCACGATGAGAATGGCCGTGCAGGCCGTCACCACCGCCACGACGCCGAACTTCACCTTGATCGAACGCAGCGGGTCCAGGGGGCGGGGCAGCTTCGTCCACAGCCTGTGGACGGCCCGGCGGGACGTGCCGTCCCGGCCGCTCATGCCGGGATCTCCAGGCAGTAGCCGACGCCGTGCACGGTACGGATGAGGTCGGCGCCCAGCTTGCGGCGCAGCGCCTTGACGTGGCTGTC
This region includes:
- a CDS encoding HAMP domain-containing sensor histidine kinase; this translates as MSGRDGTSRRAVHRLWTKLPRPLDPLRSIKVKFGVVAVVTACTAILIVLWGYLLGFRARHTLPVGVLISLGVTQLIAHGMTAPLREMTAAARAMARGDYSRRVRATSRDEVGELAQAFNRMAADLAEVERQRREFVANVSHELRTPISALRAVLENVADGVTPATPRVLESALDQTERLGRLVTQLLDLSRVDAGAAGLEPSEIDVAAFVAEVTAEAAAGRPETRFETSVPPGLRARADRDRLHQVVANLLDNAARHGPPEGPVTVTAAPLAGDRPGATGLVLEVADEGPGIPPGERARVFERFSRGAATPGARVGTPGGGTGLGLAIARWAVELHGGDIQVVDTPRGCRIRVIIPAPSPPA
- a CDS encoding ubiquinol-cytochrome c reductase cytochrome b subunit, which gives rise to MATHQGGETRPPKALAGPGRAMDERFGAAGFARKAMRKAFPDHWTFLLGEIAMYSFAVVIVTGVFLTLFFRPSMSEIIYDGSYGPLRGVLMSEAYASTLHISFDVRGGLLMRQIHHWSTIIFLAAIVVHLLRNFFTGAFRKPRELNWVIGVLLFMLVMVNGLFGYTLPDDLLSGTGLRILEGVLLSLPVIGTYVSMWVFGGEFPGDLIIPRLYVVHILLIPGILLALIPLHAVVLTWRQTHTQYPGKGSTNRTVRGYPFYPVFIAKTTAYFLWVFGVTALLAAFFQINPIWLFGPYDPGAISAGSQPDWYMGWLEGSLRLMPAWEIDAWGHTVPMNVLIPALVVPGLLFTGLAIYPFLERWVTGDHQIHHLLDRPRDVPVRTGIGAGGVVFYGVLWLAGANDLIAYKFDIPLFWTTWFFRVTFLVGPVIAYFIAYRVCMGLQRRDRALVEHGLETGVIRRLPNGEYIEVDRHLDEESTASITDARPPAAISLSRPELEGVKAPRARTRLGRVRLALNRRFLADLPEHPGDGERERKAVER
- a CDS encoding helix-turn-helix domain-containing protein, coding for MRSHLDEVADDMLNQIRSRISEYDRPADGAYSGTARQAVERVLHYFVDRVADPGHDSAPVTDFFRAIGRGEAAEGRSLDAMQSAMRIGGMVAWRRLTEGAAVLEVSPRTLGTVGEVLMQFQDELAAAAAEGFSQAKAAAAGEMQRRRKRLLDLLFADPPVGPEAIADLAAAAHWPVPRTVAAVALGRPAGEARAPAFPPDILADLTRRTPSLIIPDPDGPGRAGVVDRTLNGCLAVIGPTVPVAEAARSIQWARKTLGLVERGVIGASTGVIRSVEHMSTLILFQDEELITSLAELRLAPLAHLRPGQQDRLAETLLAWLQSGRNANEVAMRLHVHPQTVRYRLRQLEELFGDQLLDPDLRFDLEIVLRARALLTEHDEDGARPAARAAAGGSGGTGDVVGLGR